A segment of the Elaeis guineensis isolate ETL-2024a chromosome 6, EG11, whole genome shotgun sequence genome:
TGATACGCTCATCAGAATGTTCTTAAGGTTGGGGATGTCCTCAACTGAGACCTGGACGGAAAAGGCTTGCCAATTAAGAACATCACCAAATGGCAGCACATAATGGTCATTTATTGTGACTGGCACGCACTCGAGAAAGATCGCCTCCATGATTCTTGGGCTCGCCACTTCATATCCACTCGGACAAAGGCAGAACTTGCTCTTCCTCATCAAGTCATGTAGGAAACCCCTTGGGGGAGATACTCATGGACTTGTATATCCTTGTCTTTGTCCTTCCAGTGCTTCATTAGCGCAGGCCGAACAGGCCCATGAATTCCTCCGGCAAAGAATGCAAGGATAGGACGATCTGAAGCAGATGGCCCTCCAACGTTAAAGACAGCAGATCTCATGTTCATCTCTGGAAGTGAAACATCTTTCAAGGGTTGAACCCTTCCGATGTGTTTGCATTGCATAAGACGCGAATGGAGTTGAAAAATAGATGAGAATGGCCACCAGAAACATAAGGCCCCTGCGAGAGAGTCGAAAATGCAGTGATTGTTAAGAATTGGAGAGCTCCATCAGAGTGATAATACAGTTGAACAATCTCAATCCCTACTACATTAGTTGGGGTCAAGAGCATGGATGAAAAATGCACAATGTTGCATGCATGCAGAAGACATTAATTACACACAGACATGACCAAATTATTACGATTGTTTTAAAGCAAAACAATATTAGAGTTATTTATCTAGTACAATGCACCTAAATCATacacaaaaaaaagaggaaaaagtgcATTACCACCTTGAGGCAATAACCTTGGTTGACTAAGTTAAGTTGTGTGCAATACATAAATCGTAATAAATCTGCTAGGAAGTAACAGAAGACACACACAAAATAATTGCTGGATATTACTACCCTGAGATGTTTATCTTACCCAGTCATGGCATGAAAGCATGAAATGATCTGCACCAAGACTCCTGTTCCAGTATGGGTATTTTCCAGAAATGACATCGATATAATCCCGGACTGTTTGTCTCAAGGGACTCATATCATGGCTATCACGCTGGTAAATGTGTTTTACCATCCTCGCAACACTGAATGGAAGGAAGAACACGTGAGCTCGGTCAGGATCTCTGGTTCTCAGCCTGTTTTCCATATCCATGTTGTTTATAAACAAACCCTCTGTAGAATATATACTCAAGCAGGGGCCATCATGGAATATTGGTGGTTCACCTTCTTCATAAATATATACCTTGAGCAACTTCTCCATTTCCAAGTAACTCCTGCAATTTCGCCAAGGATAAGGAATTGTtaggcgaaaaaaaaaaaaaactatgaagGCCACTTCATAAAGATTGCATTATTTTATTGTAGTTCTTTAGCTAGCAAGCAAGTAAATGATCTAGTGAAGGTCGTCAATTATTACCTATGAAATGCATGGCGTTCCTGTATGCTGGACCTATTGGAACATAATCTTTGTCCGGTAATGCTGgatggtttgaattttgaatagctTCTCTGATGGCAGCTCGAGCTCTTGAGAGACCAAGTTCAAGCCTCTCTAGCTTTATATCTTTTCTCCTTTCTCCTCTAGTATTGTTTACACTGGAGTCCTCAAAGACTGCTGCTGCCTATCAGATCAACAGCATTAACTCAGTGCGGTCACTACTCTTTCCAATTAAATATTCTAACTGTATAAACATTTATATATCACAATTTGCAAGAGTAAATAAATGATATGGAGGGACGGAAAGCTCTAGTGCTTTAAAATGTGTTTCCTGCTATCTAGTGTCCATCAAGACCTTGTAAGAAGACTGCCTTATCTAAGACAAGTGGAAGAAACCATGGGTTGGACCACATCGTCATGTAAGATATTTATCCACAGAGTGAGAATGAAAAAGATCAAACGCATGCAATAAAAGAAGTTCCTATTGAAGACAGCCTTGGGTCACCGCATCAAGACTTGTAACACGTGCTCTTTTGTTAGCCTTGTCCTTAGGACACCACTTTATGGCATTTTAACCATTGGAAAGCACAAAGCAAGAACTGCATTAACAATTAACTTTTTAAATGACACATCAATTGCAAGGATATATCGTATGAATGTATTTAATTAAGTAGGACTCTTACATTAAGGGTGGGTTTGGCTAGtcattaaaaagatatttttttttattttttaatttttaaaaataaaaataaaaaagaaatatttcataacatcatgaaaaataaaaatcaaaaattaaaaaatttaaaataattatttcatgtggaaagtaatttttttttattttttaaaatttatttttgcttCTTACCAATTTATCCACGATGGCCACCTCCACCTCCCCTTCCCTTTGACTCTCTCCTGCCGGACAAGTATACATGCGACGTGTTGGTACGCCGTTAAGGCAATTCAGTGTCTAAATTGGCCTCTGTGCAGGACTAATGTAGTGGTCCCTGCTCCTTGAATGATGATGAAATCAAAATCATCATAGACATCTTCAGCCATTCACATCATTCACTCAGACCATGCAGGGAAAAGAAATTTCATTTTTCTTGTCCGTGAAGGTGCATCCAAAAGAGATCGAGCGATGGTCACAGAAAGGCACCATAATAATTTGCTCGGTCTCTACACGGGATCCGTGGCCTGGAGGGAGGACAAAAGTATAGGGATGAAATATTACACTCCTCGCAATCTCGAGCATCCCAAACCCTGATGTCTATATCCAAGGGTTCAGAAATCATCCTAGCTTTCCTTAAAACGAATTAAAGGCAACTAtagatatatacatgtacatccaTGTACCTACATCTGGAAACGCATGCATCACCTGAATTCGTAAGGTATGTTATTACATAATTCTTTGGTGTGTGtccaaaaatttagattttttttttctttttttacataAAATCGGATTCACAGTAGATGGATTCTTCATTGAGTGCcaatctttatttatttatttatttttaacaaaAATCGGGGTGCTGAAGAGGTAGCACAGACACAGATGTCATGCAAAGAAGAATTAGTACAAATaaggggagaagaaaagaagtAATAATATTGTAGAACAGCAAAGAAGGTCTGAGggaaacaaaaatcaaaaatcataaagaaaaaGGATATATATAGAGatacagaaagaaagaagaggctGAGAAAGGGTATTGAAGAAGACTTACCGGATCCGGCGCCGGGCTCAGCGCTCCCATGGGCGGAAGAGAAAAGTAAGAACCCAGATCGGAAGTATTAACTTCATTCTGGAATTCGACGAGCCCCTCATTACTTCCATTAGAACCACCTCCAAAAGAGGTAGACGAAGCAGCCAAGAGAACGCCACCACTTCCCCTTGACTCCACACTCGAGGAGGGAGCATGAGGGGAGAGCCAAGAGGCATAACCCTAGAATCCAAGGCAAACATCCCCAGAGAAACCAACACCAAAGGAACTAATATACAAAACACCACAGACTTTGTGCTGTACCCATAGAAGCatgatggaggaggaggaggagcagaaAGATTTCTCATAGCGACAACCGACAACCAGCGCTTTCCAGACCAGCCCAGCCTCCTCTTACATATAGTAGAGTAATCAATGCATATATAATTAACGCTGTTGTGCGGATACCTTTGGTAactcttttttattttgaataacttGTTATCTTTGGTAACTCTTCAGGGGGCTGTGCTGTACCTGTGCAGCTGCCACTCTAATCTGCTCTCGtaattttcttcctttctaaaTAAAAGCCGGGTTGTATCACCTTCCTTCCTCTCGAGAAAGAAACGAGacaaaactaaaaataaaaacttttatcGTCGATATTTATTCTCCAACGAGTAATTTTGGAGAAAACGAAAAAATAAACGGGGAGAGAAACAGCTTTGGATAGTTAGAATTATTTTATTCtcctctaaaataattttaattaattaatttgattacATACCTTTCTAATCCATGAtcgaaatttatttatcaatttttaaatGATCTCTGAGTGATTAACGCGAAGTGGACAAGTGGCACAACCCGGGCGACGATGTACGGCGGCGGGGCATGGAGAGACGTGTTGTTGAGTCTCGGGCCCGAGAAACGAGCCCAAATGCTTTCCTGCTTCTGCATTTATGGGGGGTCGCAGGCAGATTCCCATGAGAGTCCGACCGATCCGAAAGGTCGTAACGACTTCCCACGTTTCCCCCCTGGCTTCTGCGGCACCGGCACCTTTCGCTCTTTTGGCTCTCAACCTTTGGCATTTGGATTTTGGATCGTGGTTTCATCAGATCAGTTGGAGGCTGGGGAGGATCCAACGTCCTTTAGTACAAAAACACAGTACCATCATATTGGTTGATACAGCTTGTTCATCTAAGCatatatgttggattcttgacgGAATTGTCACTAATCTTGCCCATTGGTCCTCCATGATCTCTAACAAAGTAATCTATAGAATGTAACCGGATTGCGATGAGATTGGATTTGAGTCTAATATATTCCTGGCAATTCATTTCATTTACATGTTTAATGCCAtgaaattagcattcattttttgtTTTGTGGAGCACCATTACAGGGCAATGTAGTTGTCTATTTTCCATCTTTGTTGTCGAAACTTAGAGCAACTTAACGAACATATTGTTCCATGCTAAATTGCATATATCTACTCATTTGGCATTTTATTGCCTAAGGTCCGCATATAATCACCATGAGGACATGAACTTCAACTATGTTAAATAATCCAAAAATGTGCGGACGGCCTACCAATCCCTTGTTATCAAATATATGTTTGTtgtttatagaattttttttcctcaaatcAATACGTGGATAGATATTTATACTATGAATATGGCATgcatgaaaagaatattaaaaacaAATAAATGTCTGTCATAATTTTTTGGGTGTTATTATCTCTTGCTTAAGCCAAATTGTAGAAAGCTCCTACATGTACATGAAAGAAAATACCATTAATTCCAATCATGATACACCTAAATTGCTGTTGCCGAATGGAAATTATATAATAAGTGGTGTCAGATAAACAATCTATAAATGATGTTagataatttattctttatgttgACTAACCATACCACCAGCATTCTTGGACGATATATTTCTTGCTTTTTTCTCTTTAAGTTTgaatattgttttttttttttttttttttttttttatgaaaaatgtaGGCGAGAAGCCAGCTGACTTTTATTGAATGAGACAGAGTCCATTCACGGAATATATTTACAAAAGGTAGAGAAATTGCTACTACCTAAGGCTGAATACAAGATGCCGTTTTTAGGAACTGtgacagaaaaaatagaagagaaacaGAATCAGCAGGGTTTGAAGATAAAATTTCGAACTGGTACAACAGAAGTGGCCCAACACTATTGAAACAATGATCTAAAGCTCAAGCTTAGAGACTACAATCTTCAGAGTGCCTGATCCAAAAGATGAGGGGAGCTAACAAAGTAAGGGCAGCGAACCAGGGTTGATATCCAACAACTTGAGTTTCAGCTAGCAGCTATGATTGATGTAAGGAGGGAACTTGATGATTGAGAATTGGTAGTTTGGAATATATGACAGCAGAAGAGCATTATGGAGGGTCTTTCTCTTGGTTCTAAACTTTTAGTTAGAATACAATTCAGTCTAGAAGTGCTTTAGATTGGAACAGAGGAGTAATATTTCAGTCTTCAGGGGAGGACGAGACAAGCTTATGAGTTTTGACCTTGGCCCAAATAGACGCGAAAGCAGCAACTCACTATCTTTATACAGCATGGACCGCTGTTGAAAAGGCTGATTGCTAATAAcataaaaattgaagaagaagctACTCTGCTAAGAAAAATTCTGaagtttctttcttttcaaagacTCCACGATATCGCTGCTATAAGGAACTAGAAAGCTAAATGCCTCATTTGAATGGTTTGTTCCATCAACTCTATAGAGAAGATGCACTTGTCAATAAAATTTGGGTGGCATTTGCCTCCCTtctcatcaaaagaaaaaaaaaaaaggaactatATAGAGAAGAAATTCGAGAACACCACAGGTTGCTGCCAATCATCTAATCTTTGAAACACACTTCTCCATATTTCCACAGCATACGGGCATGTTAAAAGGGTATGATCAATGTTGTCAAGCAGGTCATTACATTACAGAACACAGATCCTCCAATGTATTGGCCGATTTTCTTTGAAGATTTTCCCTTATGTTGATGTTGTTCAACAGATATAACCAAAAGaaacatttgattttttttggtaTCCTCAGCTTCCACAGATATTTTTTATACGTTCACTTAATTCCTCTAAAACATAAGAATCTATAAAAAAGAGGCTGTTCATAAAGGAAAAAAACCTTCCTTGTTCAAGCTTTAAACTGATTGATCTCGTTCTGAATTTAAGTGGCAGTCTCCCAGGAGGGCTGAAATCTTCTGGAATTCAACGTGTGCCGGCCCAAATAATGAGCTGAGCAGTCCAAGTCTCCCCACACAATTTTCTTGCTGTAGAACTTGGCAACACAACCTGCTTTTTATTGGCTGGTTTGAAGGTTGAACACTTTCAAAAGGGATCCAGATTTCTACTAATATCCTTCCATGATTAATGGAATCATGTTAACCAATTTTGATTTTTCATGAGTTTTAATTTAAGGATCCCAACGCACACATGAGTTTCAAAATTTTGtacatcataagaataaagtctAAACTAGGACAAGAATCCATTGTCAGCAACAATCTTGTGGAGCATCAGGTTAATGATTAATCTATAGGTGTTTATTTTTGGGATTGAAGAGATCATGATATATTGCCCACTGGACCAGAAGTTTttactctcaaaaaaaaaaaaaaaaaaaaaaagcagaacaAGATTAAAGTCCTGAGGAATGCCATCAGttcaaaatttaaatcttaaaCCTTTTGTTTGGAAGTGAGATCAATATGTGCTTTTGGGCCAATGCTGGGCACAATCCCAGGGCGTTTAGGTTGGAAGAGAGCCTAGCAAACATGATGCGACATGAGAAAGGCTGGATTCTGTGGGAGACTGGACAGCTGATCCACATCCCCCATCCCCTGTTGGTCATGTAACGGCCGATACGTGGGCTACCCATCACTGACAACGGTCACGTGATGCGAGATGCCCGGTGGCTCATGATGCCCCACGTGTCCACTGTGGTCCTTTCCAATATATCGCCCAATCCGACGGTCCTCGTGCCATCACCCATCATAGCGCCCGCCCAGTGGGTCCCACGTTAGTGCAGCGGGGGACGGTCCCCACGGGCTTCCCGTGTTTCGCAACATCAAACCACAATCCAGCGGCTGTGATTCCCACATCACGCCATCCTCCCCCACCCCCTCGCGGACTCCCGGctcgggttagggttagggttagggttagggtctcGTCGCTGTCAACGGCCGCATCGCCGGCAGCCGTGCCCCTCTCCCCTGATCGCGAGGATGTCTGATGCGAACCCACCGGAGAGCCACATGTACGATCACGACGGCGCAGCCGGCGACGGGGTCGCCGGCGACGGTGGCCTTGAGGGCGGGTCCGGGATAGAGAAGATGGATGCCGCTGCAGCGCAGGCATCGGATCAAGACCACCTCGCCGACGCCGTCGACGCGGCCATGCCGCTCATCAACGCCACCTCGAACCAGCTCACGCTCTTGTTCCAGGGCGAGGTGTATGTCTTCGACTCGGTAACGCCCGAAAAGGTGTACGCTTTTTCTTCCTCTGGATCTATTTTACCTTTCGAGTCCTTTTTGTAGTGTTCGCTTTGGGAGTTTTGCTTCTTTCGGTTTAAATTTGGGTAAAGGTGGTGTCTTTTTGTTCGATTGCGATACTGTTGTGTTATACAACAGTGCTCTATCACTTCATTGGATTGTGTAAAGTTCTTTGATTTAGTGTTTGCTTCATCTAACTGATGGTTGCAATGCTATCTAATTTGTACGAAAATTACATCCTTTTTCTGATCATCAATGTGATGTTTGTAATGATTGATGCATCGCTTAATTGATCCACACCGTCGAATTGATGACTGATTTGCGATGATAGCATCATTGTGCTCATTCCGAACTGTTTGATTAGAACACTAATGACTATGAATGTTACTTTGAAATGAAGGTGCTGGTACTGATCGAGTGATTCAGGTAGTTGGATATATGTAGTAGATGATGGACGTCATATCAAATTGGTAATGATTCTGCTaaatgaaagtttttttttttactgtgtTTATGACTATTACTAAAGTCAGCTAAGAATTTTTTTCTAAGAGGAGGATAAGAGAAGGATTCTTCTTATAGTTCAAATTGATCTGTCACAAGCACTAAATATATTCTTTAATCCATGGGAAACCATCACAGGTCAACTACTCTTGTCCTTATCTCGAGATCAAAATCCTACAGGAATCCAATTTAGATTTTAAAGTTTTCATTTTAATGAATGCAGTCTCCATTCTATCAGGAAGGTTCCTAGCATTGCACTGTCTTCTTAACTGTTGGAAAAGCTGTGGGTGTTGTTTTCCAAGAAAAATATGCTAGTGTCTGCATTCTGGTTAGGATCTCTTAAGTGGATTTTTGCTGTCATTCAAATCTATTGTATTTGATCCAACTTCATCTATCATTTACGGTTGATTCTTTATTTGATCAACATTATATGTCTGTCTTGGCAATGCACACATCTTTCTTCTCTGTCTATGGTGTTGTTCTTCAAGCTTACCCTTTTTTTACTGAAATATGTTATATATTAGAGCTACTGCTATGTCACTAGTTCATTTGCTAATTTTCTTCATGCTAATTTGATTCACTATTTTATGTTTATTCCAAGGAATGTATATGGTGTGCAGGCATTATCAATCTATATGGAAGGAAATGTCGGTGCACTAGCTGATATTTTGCTCATGTCAATCTGATATATTGCGAGCTATGTCTTGATTTGGCTCTATTGCATGTAACTTATGCATAAGATGGCTGTAGTTTCCTTGATCAGATGTTGTCTTTTCCCTCTTTATGCATACTCTTATGAAAACTGGAAAGGTATTCCTGGGCTAATATATAGTGAATGGATCTGGCAGTCTTTGTTACTGCTTGATGCAAATGTGGGAGGCAGACAATCTTTCACCATTCCCTTGCTAAATAAATGGGCAGTGGTTCAGAAAATTCAAGGTGCTTGAATGATATAGGTATATGAAGTCAGAAGTTAAGTAACTGGTCGTGATGAGTGCTTCAAATTTCAGGGCCAGTTTCATGATTGGGAAATCATCAAACATCATAGCACATAGACTTAAATGATCAAAACCCCAACTCAAGAGAACTATTTTTGCAGAAAATTATCATTACTTCAATTGACTAGATGATTTGACCTGAATCTTTGCATATTTTACAGGGTACTATTTCCGGTAGTTCCATTGACTTTATCATGCATGCTTTTACGTTGCTACCAGAATATGAATCTTTTCATACCACTTTCCTAAAATGTTTTTCGAAGGATTTCACATTGCTGTTAGAAAGTAGACTAAATGGGCCATTAGTGTAGACAATAGAACTTGTTTAATGTATTATTATTTTTCAGAAACTTGGTGCCTTCCATGGCAAATATCTTCCGAGTGCAGAAGTTGTTGTTCTGTCAAGTCATTGTGGACTTCTGACTACACTTGCTGCTGGCCTATTCAGAAGTAATTCTCTTTAATGGGACTCTTTTGCTGCAGGTGCAAGCTGTGTTGTTACTATTAGGAGGGTGCGAGGTACCAACTGGTATAGCGGGGATGGCGTTACCCTGTCACCAGGATGACAGGGTACTCCCACATCATTCAATTGCCTCATCAGaatgttaaattttttttcctGTTCACTCTTTTTAATTGCATTCTGCAATAGGGTTATGATGATATACTACGACGAACAAATATTCCTGCGAAAAGGATTGCTTCACTGATTAGGTTCCGTGAAAAGCGCAAGGAAAgaaattttgataagaaaatccGTTATAATGTCCGCAAGGAGGTTGCTCTCAGGTATGCAAAGAATGCTATTTTATGTCATTTTGACTAGTTAATAATGAGGCCTGTTAAGTGGACTTAGATCTCAGACAAAGTTCTGTTAAAATATCACCCATGCATTATTGTTAAATGGAAGTGCTAtggtccttttggactctcttggAATCTGTAGAGCTTATGGGTGATTTTTGACAAGACATGTCTAGCTAAAGAATGATTGAGATAATGGCAGCAAAGTGGCCATGTAGCCTACTGCATTCAATGTATAATAGTTTTAAGGCATGGGTGGGTTTAAAGCAGTCTTTCTTAATTAGTGGATTTATAGGTAAAACTAATAAGATAAAGCACAGTTGCTGATAATTTTGAGAGTAATGCCATATATCAAATTCACTTGATCTCCTTTTCTTTCaaaccattatttttttttttgttttccctttttgtttctttctttctttctcaatTAGAATCCAAATCTCAAAATATTACATCATCATGTCAACCTTAAACCTTATTCTTTGTGTCTTTATGTGCCTGTATATTGATTATTGAGTGTGCATGGGCACGGAAAAGGTCCTTGCTAGCTACTTGAAAAATCCATGACTTGACGCTTCCTCTATCTTCGGAAGTAGAATCTTAAGTTTTGGCCAAATTTAAATGTTATTGCCCTAATTAAGTCTTATGTGACTCCATTTTGATACTCAAATAGGAGAAACTGCCATTGCCCCCTTGTTGAATAGTGTACAGCTTGTGTGTCTGGCTAGACTAGTTCCACATAAAAACATTTGAGCAATATAAGTTATTGACGTTATATGATGTTTTTGTTCACGGTTTATTTATacaaaggtggaaaacaaggaaTGTTATCTCAAAAGTCTTCATGTAGTGGTagttcatttttatatttgttataGTGAAAGGTGGCAAATGTGGTTGTTCCTGACTGTTTAAACATTCTAAGTCTGTTGATATAGCCACAATCCATGTACTAGGAAAGTGATCTCATGCAGTTCAACAGGATCTTCGCTTGCAATGATGTAGTACAAGGTCATGGCTGGTTAGAAGTGGAGGAAATAGGGATTCTTTGTTTTGTATTTCAAAAAGTCTTAGAGTGATTATATTTAATCTGgtaaatgttatattataattcaaggatattttatttatttttgtccgGTGACCATGGGTCCAAAGAGACTTAAAAACCAAGCTGAATTCAgtgttatatttttgtgtggAGGCTGCTTATCACCAGCCCCTGTGAACTTAGCTCATACAATGAGACAACTTATTAAATATCAGATGTGTTAAATATGTTCCTGGTTGGTATTGGAAACATTGTTGAACAGCTGAACAATTTACATAAATCCATTGTTTTACCCAACAAAATAAATGGAagttgatcagatcaaagaa
Coding sequences within it:
- the LOC105046405 gene encoding GATA transcription factor 18, with amino-acid sequence MSDANPPESHMYDHDGAAGDGVAGDGGLEGGSGIEKMDAAAAQASDQDHLADAVDAAMPLINATSNQLTLLFQGEVYVFDSVTPEKVQAVLLLLGGCEVPTGIAGMALPCHQDDRGYDDILRRTNIPAKRIASLIRFREKRKERNFDKKIRYNVRKEVALRMQRRKGQFAGKANPQEGVSASSSVNPARNSTQDEPPRESKCQNCGISEKMTPAMRRGPAGPRSLCNACGLMWANKGTLRSPSKVKMSTQSPTNPIEHGEAIDSELRGDNKALVHTSNNHDLVVTTAEIVAEGIPAGGRQEMEEDCKTEL